CCCTCTCTCCTCCTTGAGAGACTTCTCGAGATTTGTCTCTGATGTGGGAGAGCCCTTATCTATTTCTTTCGGGCCTTCCGGGAGAGTCATTCAGGAATTGTCTTTCCAAACAAAGGAATGAAGCGAATCATGGAGGGGAATCCCCTTCATGATTCGCTTCATAAAGATGAACATGTCCTGAACGTGACGCGTGCAGCCTCACAAGGATCAGGGTTAATCCTTTTCAATCTTTACGACTTCTCCTGAATGAGCATCCACATAAACTTCTCTGGTTTTTTCATTTTCGTCGACGATTTTAACTTCGAAAACAGTCTTACCCTGTTCTTTTTCTAATTCGACATCCACGGCCTTGCCCTTCACCGTTGTCATGGCTTTTTCCACAGCTTCGACGAGTGTGATTTGCGTGCCCTTCAATAATTCGGCTGGGTCCTCATCAAACAAGGCTAACGCCGAGCTGACCGGCAGAAGACACGTGGCCATCATGACATTGAGAATGAGACGATTCTTCATAGCGGACTCCTTTGTTGTAAATATGAGCATCATTGTCCTATCGCAGACCTTCAAAGCGAGTATGCCCTTCCCGAACGCCTGTGGCATTAGACAAAAAGGCATGATCCAACCTGATGTTGTCTGCCCAGGGAGGTGCATTTTAAATAGATATTTTGGTCATTTTGTGAGGGAAAACACACAAAATAAAACAAGGATTCATAAATGGCTTCGGTGCTGGGAGCAAACGTGGATGAGGGTGTGGAGTATTTGAATATTTGGCCTTTCCATTGTCATTGTGTGCAATGTGCGGCAGAGACCCAGTGGGGA
Above is a window of Candidatus Nitrospira neomarina DNA encoding:
- a CDS encoding PepSY domain-containing protein, whose translation is MKNRLILNVMMATCLLPVSSALALFDEDPAELLKGTQITLVEAVEKAMTTVKGKAVDVELEKEQGKTVFEVKIVDENEKTREVYVDAHSGEVVKIEKD